Proteins from one Pongo abelii isolate AG06213 chromosome 7, NHGRI_mPonAbe1-v2.0_pri, whole genome shotgun sequence genomic window:
- the CA2 gene encoding carbonic anhydrase 2 isoform X2 has translation MSHHWGYGKHNGPEHWHKDFPIAKGERQSPVDIDTHTAKYDPSLKPLSVCYDQATSLRILNNGHSFNVEFDDSQDKAVLKGGPLDGTYRLIQFHFHWGSLDGQGSEHTVDKKKYAAELHLVHWNTKYGDFGKAVQQPDGLAVLGIFLKVGSAKPGLQKVVDVLDSIKTKGKCADFTNFDPRGLLPASLDYWTYPGSLTTPPLLECVTWIVLKEPISVSSEQMLKFRKLNFNGEGEPEELMVDNWRPAQPLKKRQIKASFK, from the exons ATGTCCCATCACTGGGGGTACGGCAAACACAACG GACCTGAGCACTGGCATAAGGACTTCCCCATTGCCAAGGGAGAGCGCCAGTCCCCTGTTGACATCGACACTCATACAGCCAAGTATGACCCTTCCCTGAAGCCCCTGTCTGTTTGCTATGATCAAGCAACTTCCCTGAGGATCCTCAACAATGGTCATTCTTTCAATGTGGAGTTTGATGACTCTCAGGACAAAGCAG tgctCAAGGGAGGACCCTTGGATGGCACTTACAGATTGATTCAGTTTCACTTTCACTGGGGTTCGCTTGATGGACAAGGTTCAGAGCATACTGTGGATAAAAAGAAATATGCTGCAGAG CTTCACTTGGTTCACTGGAACACCAAATATGGGGATTTTGGGAAAGCTGTGCAGCAACCTGATGGACTGGCCGTTCTAGGTATTTTTTTGAAG gtTGGCAGCGCTAAACCGGGCCTTCAGAAAGTTGTTGATGTGCTGGATTCCATTAAAACAAAG GGCAAGTGTGCTGACTTCACTAACTTCGATCCTCGTGGCCTCCTTCCTGCATCCTTGGATTACTGGACCTACCCAGGCTCACTGACCACCCCTCCTCTTCTGGAATGTGTGACCTGGATTGTGCTCAAGGAACCCATCAGCGTCAGCAGCGAGCAG ATGTTGAAATTCCGTAAACTTAACTTCAATGGGGAGGGCGAACCCGAAGAACTGATGGTGGACAACTGGCGCCCAGCTCAGCCACTGAAGAAGAGGCAAATCAAAGCTTCCTTCAAATAA
- the CA2 gene encoding carbonic anhydrase 2 isoform X1, with the protein MLGGRTPGIGFYLGLRSGSSEPAEQRSMRLAHLAHLWRVWGFPGPEHWHKDFPIAKGERQSPVDIDTHTAKYDPSLKPLSVCYDQATSLRILNNGHSFNVEFDDSQDKAVLKGGPLDGTYRLIQFHFHWGSLDGQGSEHTVDKKKYAAELHLVHWNTKYGDFGKAVQQPDGLAVLGIFLKVGSAKPGLQKVVDVLDSIKTKGKCADFTNFDPRGLLPASLDYWTYPGSLTTPPLLECVTWIVLKEPISVSSEQMLKFRKLNFNGEGEPEELMVDNWRPAQPLKKRQIKASFK; encoded by the exons ATGTTAGGGGGTCGGACACCAGGAATCGGGTTTTATCTTGGCCTCAGATCTGGTTCTTCGGAGCCAGCGGAGCAGAGAAGCATGCGTCTGGCGCACCTAGCTCATCTTTGGAGGGTGTGGGGCTTCCCAG GACCTGAGCACTGGCATAAGGACTTCCCCATTGCCAAGGGAGAGCGCCAGTCCCCTGTTGACATCGACACTCATACAGCCAAGTATGACCCTTCCCTGAAGCCCCTGTCTGTTTGCTATGATCAAGCAACTTCCCTGAGGATCCTCAACAATGGTCATTCTTTCAATGTGGAGTTTGATGACTCTCAGGACAAAGCAG tgctCAAGGGAGGACCCTTGGATGGCACTTACAGATTGATTCAGTTTCACTTTCACTGGGGTTCGCTTGATGGACAAGGTTCAGAGCATACTGTGGATAAAAAGAAATATGCTGCAGAG CTTCACTTGGTTCACTGGAACACCAAATATGGGGATTTTGGGAAAGCTGTGCAGCAACCTGATGGACTGGCCGTTCTAGGTATTTTTTTGAAG gtTGGCAGCGCTAAACCGGGCCTTCAGAAAGTTGTTGATGTGCTGGATTCCATTAAAACAAAG GGCAAGTGTGCTGACTTCACTAACTTCGATCCTCGTGGCCTCCTTCCTGCATCCTTGGATTACTGGACCTACCCAGGCTCACTGACCACCCCTCCTCTTCTGGAATGTGTGACCTGGATTGTGCTCAAGGAACCCATCAGCGTCAGCAGCGAGCAG ATGTTGAAATTCCGTAAACTTAACTTCAATGGGGAGGGCGAACCCGAAGAACTGATGGTGGACAACTGGCGCCCAGCTCAGCCACTGAAGAAGAGGCAAATCAAAGCTTCCTTCAAATAA